Proteins encoded in a region of the Triplophysa rosa linkage group LG6, Trosa_1v2, whole genome shotgun sequence genome:
- the map2 gene encoding microtubule-associated protein 2 isoform X18, with product MADGRQPEDSGPQWSTPGAQGSSSPGGHGENGFSSSYRACQPGGAQAGSATSYAKENGFNGDLTSGHAVTAEQVSARIVQEVTAEAVAVLKGEQEPNPDSAVRLPSVEDSANLPPSPPPSPAAEHFGPLEQDVGDEEEAGPLRRFQNSRERCKFLAPSISVSVPEDDPYHSDEEYYEHPLFSPEWTRSGSRPPGQAAAFRQIEEEETIESLSAAEEEEEDTSEAAATAAALEEQEEEDEEEQWSGEEPEQEPPSELPEWAEVIGEAQALPGLQAEVHTQAAIAANQAPNGRAEEAGKHESPAEALKMEAERTDPIGMDFTESAMHLDDLPSYESLVRDTDMPESPFARTYPMEDFELPPSGLGHAIEPLEGPLERPDGQSCDVIEPLTEKTCDLSNIHETESGHAQDKQMEITAMAKPDELEGDMKDKSGMSAYFETTTIKTDAAGSQGEGYYELSTTSEEQKDSLGNLPLPEISYSTLAQTQSLEVNPDLSKSTADTLKTTSPVDRRDDCRLSPGKLALEQRSYSLNVTIGAMDHDVQGRPRNFSPLATDIMSHTSGSLDESADYLPATTPSVDKIPKFPLILETTTSSSPPPQTTVSDGSKSPQAESPESPVQAKGFYKNGTVMAPDLPEMLDLAGTRSRLASDNADPDILRRKSVPMDMTSMVSDSLAHLLKGDPSQMAAKREMQLEEQGYCVFSEYSGPMPSPADVYSPLDTSPHIFNTVISEDKELGFVAGEKECLWSDDLKTEEFVAPQVKAEEEMQSKEDSFESESTVAEKSTTETKQDKVDPFKAETLQEMSVTSPENENEHLDKQVETFITPKVTVTLEEPKSDLDATLAAETEAEIADYERQIRKLEMEDRPLSVEEERELQELREKVKNKPDLVHQEAYEEVDAEDVYQLTGVAKDRIARPLRPSPASSVESATEEEKIHIVETEKPKSPEALKADPNRLSPVGSFEKYFREERPSEQEVKQKDTVESLKKKAVEEQPPPAPSKTEEKPSEQQVIQKDTIVDPLEEKPVEEQPHPVPSETAKAPVDTTVIQEIEEDVEIAEEPEEIMPETKPALEEKPVTVKSEPAEFEVEKDEVNLVENEGAKAAEDIVESRAAIESVVMVEDDFITVVQTIDEGEVSGHSVRFSAPTEEERPKLLEEEEEEESVEMAQEVEMEAASVEVVIDVPEQVEPPVCPVKEIEIQESEAPTQNYDDYKDETTIDDSILDSSWVDTQDDDKSLATEKIEPLPKSSPVKKPHAEKPVKQKTKGSRVKGRIMTPERKHVRKEPVPIQKEEMKKKKAAIKKPDFTKKSDIQTCSPSRKGVVKTTVRHPRPTQHHACVKRKPTVSADGRLPFSVARHSRDRAFTSNSTTLTKIPTSKMRAAALVPARPYSVCSSNKNSPMGEGDLNEPRPSSAGPQVSVNVLVVKDGGSRSPEKRSSLPRPASILTRRPHTGEHEESSTSITSSGSTAPRRPTCTEAARSRSVGNSTPRTPGSTAITPGTPPSYSCRTPGTPRTPGTPKSLSLLSQEKKVAIIRTPPKSPATTPKQLRILNQPLPDLKNVKSKIGSTDNIKYQPKGGQIQILNKKLDLGHVSSKCRSKDNLKHSPQGGNVHILTNKIDLSHVTSKCGSLDNIRHKPGGGNVRIGSVKLDFREKAHAKVGSLDNAHHTPGGGQIQIESHKLMFRDTAKARVDHGADIVIETAGLSGGTSPHRHSHMSSSGSINMLESPQLATLAEDVTAALAKQGL from the exons ATGGCAGACGGTCGGCAACCTGAGGACAGCGGCCCCCAGTGGTCAACGCCGGGAGCCCAGGGCTCATCCTCCCCAGGTGGGCATGGAGAGAATGGCTTCTCTTCCTCCTACAGGGCTTGCCAGCCAGGTGGTGCCCAAGCTGGTTCTGCCACCTCATATGCCAAAGAGAATGGTTTCAACGGAGATCTAACCTCTGGACACGCTGTGACTGCAG AACAAGTGTCCGCGAGGATCGTGCAGGAGGTAACAGCTGAAGCGGTCGCGGTACTCAAAGGAGAGCAGGAGCCAAATCCAGACTCTGCCGTCAGGCTGCCCTCAG TGGAAGACTCTGCAAACCTGCCGCCCTCTCCTCCACCGTCCCCGGCAGCAGAGCATTTTGGACCGCTGGAACAAG ATGTAGGGGATGAGGAGGAAGCAGGTCCTCTCCGCCGCTTCCAAAATTCTCGCGAGAGGTGCAAGTTCCTCGCCCCCTCCATCTCAGTGTCTGTGCCTGAGGATGACCCCTACCACTCTGATGAGGAATACTATGAACACCCTTTATTCAGCCCAGAGTGGACGCGCTCGGGCTCTCGCCCCCCAGGGCAGGCCGCCGCGTTTAGACAGATCGAAG AAGAGGAGACCATAGAGAGTCTCTCAGCTgcggaggaggaagaggaggataCTTCGGAAGCCGCAGCAACAGCAGCAGCTCTAGAGGAacaggaggaggaggatgaggaggagCAGTGGAGTGGGGAGGAGCCTGAACAGGAACCCCCATCCGAGCTCCCAGAGTGGGCAGAGGTCATAGGCGAGGCCCAGGCTCTGCCCGGCTTGCAGGCCGAGGTTCACACACAGGCAGCTATAGCTGCCAACCAGGCCCCTAATGGGCGAGCTGAGGAGGCAGGGAAGCATGAAAGCCCTGCAGAAG CTTTGAAGATGGAAGCGGAGAGGACAGATCCCATTGGCATGGACTTCACTGAATCTGCAATGCACCTAGATGATCTCCCATCCTACGAGAGTCTTGTCAGAGACACAGATATGCCAGAAAGCCCCTTTGCTAGAACATACCCCATGGAGGATTTTGAATTGCCTCCAAGTGGCCTGGGTCATGCCATAGAACCTTTAGAAGGTCCATTGGAAAGGCCTGATGGGCAAAGTTGTGACGTGATAGAGCCTTTAACTGAAAAAACATGTGACTTAAGCAATATACACGAGACTGAATCAGGGCATGCACAAGACAAACAAATGGAAATCACAGCCATGGCAAAACCTGATGAACTAGAGGGGGACATGAAGGACAAATCTGGAATGTCTGCTTATTTTGAGACCACTACAATTAAGACTGATGCTGCCGGGTCTCAAGGGGAAGGGTATTATGAGCTGAGTACTACATCAGAGGAGCAGAAAGACTCTCTTGGTAACCTCCCGCTTCCTGAAATCAGCTACAGTACCCTAGCTCAAACACAGTCCTTGGAAGTCAATCCAGATCTTTCAAAAAGTACTGCAGACACATTAAAGACTACTTCACCGGTAGACAGAAGAGATGACTGCAGGCTGTCTCCTGGAAAACTGGCTCTAGAGCAGAGAAGCTACTCTTTGAATGTCACCATTGGTGCAATGGATCATGACGTCCAAGGGCGACCCAGGAACTTCTCTCCGTTAGCTACTGACATCATGTCTCATACTAGCGGGAGCCTTGACGAATCTGCTGACTATCTTCCTGCCACCACTCCCTCAGTGGATAAAATACCTAAATTTCCTCTGATCCTGGAGACAACTACTTCATCATCTCCACCTCCCCAAACCACAGTTAGTGATGGAAGTAAGAGTCCACAAGCTGAGTCCCCAGAATCACCTGTCCAAGCGAAGGGCTTTTACAAGAACGGCACAGTCATGGCCCCAGATCTGCCTGAAATGTTGGATCTGGCCGGTACGCGATCAAGGCTAGCATCAGACAACGCTGATCCAGATATTTTGAGGAGGAAGTCTGTTCCTATGGACATGACTTCTATGGTGAGTGATTCCTTAGCACATTTACTGAAAGGTGATCCGAGTCAAATGGCCGCAAAGAGGGAAATGCAATTGGAGGAGCAAGGATATTGTGTCTTTAGTGAATACTCTGGTCCTATGCCATCCCCTGCAGATGTGTACAGTCCATTGGATACTTCTCCTCATATCTTTAACACTGTGATTTCAGAGGATAAGGAACTTGGTTTTGTTGCAGGTGAAAAGGAGTGTTTGTGGTCTGATGATCTGAAGACAGAAGAGTTTGTTGCACCACAAGTAAAAGCAGAAGAAGAAATGCAAAGTAAGGAAGATTCCTTTGAAAGTGAGAGTACAGTTGCTGAAAAATCTACTACTGAGACTAAGCAAGATAAAGTTGATCCTTTCAAGGCTGAAACTTTGCAAGAAATGAGTGTAACTTCACCTGAAAATGAGAACGAACACTTAGACAAGCAAGTTGAAACTTTTATTACCCCAAAGGTGACGGTTACTCTGGAAGAACCAAAGTCTGACCTTGATGCTACACTTGCAGCTGAAACCGAAGCCGAAATAGCTGACTACGAGAGGCAAATACGCAAATTAGAAATGGAGGACCGGCCTTTAAGCGTGGAGGAGGAAAGAGAGCTCCAAGAGCTCAGGGAGAAGGTTAAGAATAAACCAGACCTTGTTCACCAGGAAGCCTATGAAGAGGTTGATGCAGAAGATGTGTACCAACTCACTGGAGTTGCGAAGGACAGGATTGCCAGACCTCTCAGACCATCCCCAGCATCTTCAGTAGAAAGTGCTACAGAGGAGGAGAAAATCCACATCGTTGAAACTGAAAAACCCAAATCACCAGAGGCTCTAAAAGCAGATCCTAATAGATTATCTCCCGTTGGATCTTTTGAGAAGTATTTTAGAGAGGAGAGGCCTTCTGAGCAGGAGGTAAAGCAGAAAGACACAGTGGAATCCCTCAAGAAGAAAGCTGTTGAGGAGCAACCCCCACCAGCTCCTTCAAAGACAGAGGAGAAACCTTCTGAGCAACAGGTAATTCAGAAAGATACTATTGTGGACCCCCTTGAAGAAAAACCTGTGGAGGAGCAACCTCACCCAGTTCCTTCAGAGACAGCGAAGGCTCCTGTAGACACCACTGTGATTCAAGAAATTGAGGAAGATGTTGAGATCGCTGAGGAGCCTGAAGAGATCATGCCAGAAACAAAACCGGCCTTGGAGGAGAAACCAGTGACAGTCAAATCGGAGCCAGCTGAGTTTGAAGTAGAGAAAGATGAGGTTAATCTTGTTGAGAATGAAGGAGCCAAGGCAGCAGAGGACATTGTTGAGTCTCGAGCTGCAATTGAGTCAGTTGTGATGGTGGAAGATGATTTCATTACAGTGGTGCAGACCATTGATGAAGGAGAGGTCTCTGGACACAGTGTACGCTTCTCTGCCCCCACTGAGGAGGAACGTCCAAAACTCCtcgaagaagaagaggaggaggagtctgTGGAGATGGCACAAGAAGTAGAGATGGAGGCTGCCAGTGTAGAAGTCGTCATAGATGTCCCAGAGCAAGTTGAGCCTCCAGTTTGTCCAGTTAAAGAGATAGAAATACAAGAGAGTGAAGCACCTACTCAAAACTATGATGACTACAAAGATGAAACTACCATTGATGACTCCATTTTAGACAGCTCCTGGGTGGACACGCAAG ACGATGATAAGAGCTTAGCAACTGAGAAGATTGAGCCTCTACCCAAATCCAGCCCTGTCAAGAAACCGCATGCAGAGAAACCGGTCAAACAGAAAACTAAGGGCAGCAGGGTCAAAGGACGAATCATGACCCCTGAGCGTAAACATGTTCGCAAGGAGCCGGTGCCCATCCAGAAAGAGgagatgaagaagaaaaaag CTGCGATTAAGAAGCCTgatttcacaaaaaaatctgatattCAGACGTGCTCTCCTTCGCGGAAGGGTGTTGTAAAGACTACCGTAAGGCACCCTAGACCTACCCAACATCACGCGTGTGTTAAGCGGAAACCCACAG TATCTGCAGATGGACGACTGCCCTTCAGTGTGGCCAGGCACTCCAGAGATCGGGCATTT ACCTCCAATTCCACAACACTAACAAAGATCCCCACCTCTAAAATGCGGGCAGCGGCCTTGGTGCCAGCCCGACCTTACTCCGTCTGCTCCTCCAATAAAAACAGCCCAATGGGGGAGGGGGATCTTAATGAGCCCCGCCCTTCTTCAGCAGGTCCACAAGTTTCAGTAAACGTACTTGTAGTTAAG GATGGTGGGTCTCGGAGCCCAGAGAAGAGGTCGTCCCTGCCACGGCCAGCATCTATACTTACTCGCCGCCCGCATACAGGTGAACATGAGGAGAGTTCCACTTCTATCACCAGCTCTGGGTCCACGGCACCACGCAGGCCAACAT GCACAGAGGCTGCTCGGTCCCGCTCTGTTGGCAACTCCACACCCCGCACGCCCGGCTCAACTGCCATCACTCCTGGCACCCCTCCAAGTTACTCCTGCCGTACCCCAGGGACACCTCGTACTCCAGGCACCCCTAAATCCCTCAGCCTGCTGTCCCAGGAAAAGAAAGTGGCCATCATCCGCACACCTCCAAAATCCCCTGCCACTACACCCAAACAGCTGCGCATCTTAAACCAGCCGCTTCCTGACCTCAAGAACGTCAAATCCAAGATCGGTTCCACTGACAACATCAAGTACCAGCCCAAAGGGGGCCAG
- the map2 gene encoding microtubule-associated protein 2 isoform X6 yields MADGRQPEDSGPQWSTPGAQGSSSPGGHGENGFSSSYRACQPGGAQAGSATSYAKENGFNGDLTSGHAVTAEQVSARIVQEVTAEAVAVLKGEQEPNPDSAVRLPSVEDSANLPPSPPPSPAAEHFGPLEQDVGDEEEAGPLRRFQNSRERCKFLAPSISVSVPEDDPYHSDEEYYEHPLFSPEWTRSGSRPPGQAAAFRQIEEEETIESLSAAEEEEEDTSEAAATAAALEEQEEEDEEEQWSGEEPEQEPPSELPEWAEVIGEAQALPGLQAEVHTQAAIAANQAPNGRAEEAGKHESPAEALKMEAERTDPIGMDFTESAMHLDDLPSYESLVRDTDMPESPFARTYPMEDFELPPSGLGHAIEPLEGPLERPDGQSCDVIEPLTEKTCDLSNIHETESGHAQDKQMEITAMAKPDELEGDMKDKSGMSAYFETTTIKTDAAGSQGEGYYELSTTSEEQKDSLGNLPLPEISYSTLAQTQSLEVNPDLSKSTADTLKTTSPVDRRDDCRLSPGKLALEQRSYSLNVTIGAMDHDVQGRPRNFSPLATDIMSHTSGSLDESADYLPATTPSVDKIPKFPLILETTTSSSPPPQTTVSDGSKSPQAESPESPVQAKGFYKNGTVMAPDLPEMLDLAGTRSRLASDNADPDILRRKSVPMDMTSMVSDSLAHLLKGDPSQMAAKREMQLEEQGYCVFSEYSGPMPSPADVYSPLDTSPHIFNTVISEDKELGFVAGEKECLWSDDLKTEEFVAPQVKAEEEMQSKEDSFESESTVAEKSTTETKQDKVDPFKAETLQEMSVTSPENENEHLDKQVETFITPKVTVTLEEPKSDLDATLAAETEAEIADYERQIRKLEMEDRPLSVEEERELQELREKVKNKPDLVHQEAYEEVDAEDVYQLTGVAKDRIARPLRPSPASSVESATEEEKIHIVETEKPKSPEALKADPNRLSPVGSFEKYFREERPSEQEVKQKDTVESLKKKAVEEQPPPAPSKTEEKPSEQQVIQKDTIVDPLEEKPVEEQPHPVPSETAKAPVDTTVIQEIEEDVEIAEEPEEIMPETKPALEEKPVTVKSEPAEFEVEKDEVNLVENEGAKAAEDIVESRAAIESVVMVEDDFITVVQTIDEGEVSGHSVRFSAPTEEERPKLLEEEEEEESVEMAQEVEMEAASVEVVIDVPEQVEPPVCPVKEIEIQESEAPTQNYDDYKDETTIDDSILDSSWVDTQADDDKSLATEKIEPLPKSSPVKKPHAEKPVKQKTKGSRVKGRIMTPERKHVRKEPVPIQKEEMKKKKAAIKKPDFTKKSDIQTCSPSRKGVVKTTVRHPRPTQHHACVKRKPTVSADGRLPFSVARHSRDRAFTSNSTTLTKIPTSKMRAAALVPARPYSVCSSNKNSPMGEGDLNEPRPSSAGPQVSVNVLVVKDGGSRSPEKRSSLPRPASILTRRPHTGEHEESSTSITSSGSTAPRRPTSFRTEVKAEHRTGRSASMTGTEAARSRSVGNSTPRTPGSTAITPGTPPSYSCRTPGTPRTPGTPKSLSLLSQEKKVAIIRTPPKSPATTPKQLRILNQPLPDLKNVKSKIGSTDNIKYQPKGGQVHILTNKIDLSHVTSKCGSLDNIRHKPGGGNVRIGSVKLDFREKAHAKVGSLDNAHHTPGGGQIQIESHKLMFRDTAKARVDHGADIVIETAGLSGGTSPHRHSHMSSSGSINMLESPQLATLAEDVTAALAKQGL; encoded by the exons ATGGCAGACGGTCGGCAACCTGAGGACAGCGGCCCCCAGTGGTCAACGCCGGGAGCCCAGGGCTCATCCTCCCCAGGTGGGCATGGAGAGAATGGCTTCTCTTCCTCCTACAGGGCTTGCCAGCCAGGTGGTGCCCAAGCTGGTTCTGCCACCTCATATGCCAAAGAGAATGGTTTCAACGGAGATCTAACCTCTGGACACGCTGTGACTGCAG AACAAGTGTCCGCGAGGATCGTGCAGGAGGTAACAGCTGAAGCGGTCGCGGTACTCAAAGGAGAGCAGGAGCCAAATCCAGACTCTGCCGTCAGGCTGCCCTCAG TGGAAGACTCTGCAAACCTGCCGCCCTCTCCTCCACCGTCCCCGGCAGCAGAGCATTTTGGACCGCTGGAACAAG ATGTAGGGGATGAGGAGGAAGCAGGTCCTCTCCGCCGCTTCCAAAATTCTCGCGAGAGGTGCAAGTTCCTCGCCCCCTCCATCTCAGTGTCTGTGCCTGAGGATGACCCCTACCACTCTGATGAGGAATACTATGAACACCCTTTATTCAGCCCAGAGTGGACGCGCTCGGGCTCTCGCCCCCCAGGGCAGGCCGCCGCGTTTAGACAGATCGAAG AAGAGGAGACCATAGAGAGTCTCTCAGCTgcggaggaggaagaggaggataCTTCGGAAGCCGCAGCAACAGCAGCAGCTCTAGAGGAacaggaggaggaggatgaggaggagCAGTGGAGTGGGGAGGAGCCTGAACAGGAACCCCCATCCGAGCTCCCAGAGTGGGCAGAGGTCATAGGCGAGGCCCAGGCTCTGCCCGGCTTGCAGGCCGAGGTTCACACACAGGCAGCTATAGCTGCCAACCAGGCCCCTAATGGGCGAGCTGAGGAGGCAGGGAAGCATGAAAGCCCTGCAGAAG CTTTGAAGATGGAAGCGGAGAGGACAGATCCCATTGGCATGGACTTCACTGAATCTGCAATGCACCTAGATGATCTCCCATCCTACGAGAGTCTTGTCAGAGACACAGATATGCCAGAAAGCCCCTTTGCTAGAACATACCCCATGGAGGATTTTGAATTGCCTCCAAGTGGCCTGGGTCATGCCATAGAACCTTTAGAAGGTCCATTGGAAAGGCCTGATGGGCAAAGTTGTGACGTGATAGAGCCTTTAACTGAAAAAACATGTGACTTAAGCAATATACACGAGACTGAATCAGGGCATGCACAAGACAAACAAATGGAAATCACAGCCATGGCAAAACCTGATGAACTAGAGGGGGACATGAAGGACAAATCTGGAATGTCTGCTTATTTTGAGACCACTACAATTAAGACTGATGCTGCCGGGTCTCAAGGGGAAGGGTATTATGAGCTGAGTACTACATCAGAGGAGCAGAAAGACTCTCTTGGTAACCTCCCGCTTCCTGAAATCAGCTACAGTACCCTAGCTCAAACACAGTCCTTGGAAGTCAATCCAGATCTTTCAAAAAGTACTGCAGACACATTAAAGACTACTTCACCGGTAGACAGAAGAGATGACTGCAGGCTGTCTCCTGGAAAACTGGCTCTAGAGCAGAGAAGCTACTCTTTGAATGTCACCATTGGTGCAATGGATCATGACGTCCAAGGGCGACCCAGGAACTTCTCTCCGTTAGCTACTGACATCATGTCTCATACTAGCGGGAGCCTTGACGAATCTGCTGACTATCTTCCTGCCACCACTCCCTCAGTGGATAAAATACCTAAATTTCCTCTGATCCTGGAGACAACTACTTCATCATCTCCACCTCCCCAAACCACAGTTAGTGATGGAAGTAAGAGTCCACAAGCTGAGTCCCCAGAATCACCTGTCCAAGCGAAGGGCTTTTACAAGAACGGCACAGTCATGGCCCCAGATCTGCCTGAAATGTTGGATCTGGCCGGTACGCGATCAAGGCTAGCATCAGACAACGCTGATCCAGATATTTTGAGGAGGAAGTCTGTTCCTATGGACATGACTTCTATGGTGAGTGATTCCTTAGCACATTTACTGAAAGGTGATCCGAGTCAAATGGCCGCAAAGAGGGAAATGCAATTGGAGGAGCAAGGATATTGTGTCTTTAGTGAATACTCTGGTCCTATGCCATCCCCTGCAGATGTGTACAGTCCATTGGATACTTCTCCTCATATCTTTAACACTGTGATTTCAGAGGATAAGGAACTTGGTTTTGTTGCAGGTGAAAAGGAGTGTTTGTGGTCTGATGATCTGAAGACAGAAGAGTTTGTTGCACCACAAGTAAAAGCAGAAGAAGAAATGCAAAGTAAGGAAGATTCCTTTGAAAGTGAGAGTACAGTTGCTGAAAAATCTACTACTGAGACTAAGCAAGATAAAGTTGATCCTTTCAAGGCTGAAACTTTGCAAGAAATGAGTGTAACTTCACCTGAAAATGAGAACGAACACTTAGACAAGCAAGTTGAAACTTTTATTACCCCAAAGGTGACGGTTACTCTGGAAGAACCAAAGTCTGACCTTGATGCTACACTTGCAGCTGAAACCGAAGCCGAAATAGCTGACTACGAGAGGCAAATACGCAAATTAGAAATGGAGGACCGGCCTTTAAGCGTGGAGGAGGAAAGAGAGCTCCAAGAGCTCAGGGAGAAGGTTAAGAATAAACCAGACCTTGTTCACCAGGAAGCCTATGAAGAGGTTGATGCAGAAGATGTGTACCAACTCACTGGAGTTGCGAAGGACAGGATTGCCAGACCTCTCAGACCATCCCCAGCATCTTCAGTAGAAAGTGCTACAGAGGAGGAGAAAATCCACATCGTTGAAACTGAAAAACCCAAATCACCAGAGGCTCTAAAAGCAGATCCTAATAGATTATCTCCCGTTGGATCTTTTGAGAAGTATTTTAGAGAGGAGAGGCCTTCTGAGCAGGAGGTAAAGCAGAAAGACACAGTGGAATCCCTCAAGAAGAAAGCTGTTGAGGAGCAACCCCCACCAGCTCCTTCAAAGACAGAGGAGAAACCTTCTGAGCAACAGGTAATTCAGAAAGATACTATTGTGGACCCCCTTGAAGAAAAACCTGTGGAGGAGCAACCTCACCCAGTTCCTTCAGAGACAGCGAAGGCTCCTGTAGACACCACTGTGATTCAAGAAATTGAGGAAGATGTTGAGATCGCTGAGGAGCCTGAAGAGATCATGCCAGAAACAAAACCGGCCTTGGAGGAGAAACCAGTGACAGTCAAATCGGAGCCAGCTGAGTTTGAAGTAGAGAAAGATGAGGTTAATCTTGTTGAGAATGAAGGAGCCAAGGCAGCAGAGGACATTGTTGAGTCTCGAGCTGCAATTGAGTCAGTTGTGATGGTGGAAGATGATTTCATTACAGTGGTGCAGACCATTGATGAAGGAGAGGTCTCTGGACACAGTGTACGCTTCTCTGCCCCCACTGAGGAGGAACGTCCAAAACTCCtcgaagaagaagaggaggaggagtctgTGGAGATGGCACAAGAAGTAGAGATGGAGGCTGCCAGTGTAGAAGTCGTCATAGATGTCCCAGAGCAAGTTGAGCCTCCAGTTTGTCCAGTTAAAGAGATAGAAATACAAGAGAGTGAAGCACCTACTCAAAACTATGATGACTACAAAGATGAAACTACCATTGATGACTCCATTTTAGACAGCTCCTGGGTGGACACGCAAG CAGACGATGATAAGAGCTTAGCAACTGAGAAGATTGAGCCTCTACCCAAATCCAGCCCTGTCAAGAAACCGCATGCAGAGAAACCGGTCAAACAGAAAACTAAGGGCAGCAGGGTCAAAGGACGAATCATGACCCCTGAGCGTAAACATGTTCGCAAGGAGCCGGTGCCCATCCAGAAAGAGgagatgaagaagaaaaaag CTGCGATTAAGAAGCCTgatttcacaaaaaaatctgatattCAGACGTGCTCTCCTTCGCGGAAGGGTGTTGTAAAGACTACCGTAAGGCACCCTAGACCTACCCAACATCACGCGTGTGTTAAGCGGAAACCCACAG TATCTGCAGATGGACGACTGCCCTTCAGTGTGGCCAGGCACTCCAGAGATCGGGCATTT ACCTCCAATTCCACAACACTAACAAAGATCCCCACCTCTAAAATGCGGGCAGCGGCCTTGGTGCCAGCCCGACCTTACTCCGTCTGCTCCTCCAATAAAAACAGCCCAATGGGGGAGGGGGATCTTAATGAGCCCCGCCCTTCTTCAGCAGGTCCACAAGTTTCAGTAAACGTACTTGTAGTTAAG GATGGTGGGTCTCGGAGCCCAGAGAAGAGGTCGTCCCTGCCACGGCCAGCATCTATACTTACTCGCCGCCCGCATACAGGTGAACATGAGGAGAGTTCCACTTCTATCACCAGCTCTGGGTCCACGGCACCACGCAGGCCAACAT CGTTCCGTACTGAAGTCAAAGCAGAGCACAGGACAGGCAGGTCTGCTAGTATGACAG GCACAGAGGCTGCTCGGTCCCGCTCTGTTGGCAACTCCACACCCCGCACGCCCGGCTCAACTGCCATCACTCCTGGCACCCCTCCAAGTTACTCCTGCCGTACCCCAGGGACACCTCGTACTCCAGGCACCCCTAAATCCCTCAGCCTGCTGTCCCAGGAAAAGAAAGTGGCCATCATCCGCACACCTCCAAAATCCCCTGCCACTACACCCAAACAGCTGCGCATCTTAAACCAGCCGCTTCCTGACCTCAAGAACGTCAAATCCAAGATCGGTTCCACTGACAACATCAAGTACCAGCCCAAAGGGGGCCAG